A genomic window from Tolypothrix sp. PCC 7910 includes:
- a CDS encoding chemotaxis protein CheW, giving the protein METKQKFLSFNLGAKDIGVIQLQHITEVLQISLAEICGVPQMPNCVLGIYNWRGEMLWLVDLEEMLGYSSLLQGSHLVAKMMAIVIENEGKSLGLLVRQLTDIEWLNTQEMKTPSAELFSPALSPFLQGYFISPNEEMMFTLDALTIIQAPIWGNHN; this is encoded by the coding sequence TTGGAAACCAAACAAAAATTTTTAAGTTTTAATTTGGGAGCCAAGGATATAGGCGTAATTCAACTACAGCATATCACTGAAGTTTTACAAATATCATTGGCAGAAATCTGCGGTGTGCCTCAAATGCCTAATTGTGTCTTGGGTATTTACAACTGGCGTGGCGAAATGCTTTGGTTAGTTGATTTAGAGGAGATGCTAGGGTATTCTTCACTGTTACAAGGCTCCCATTTAGTTGCCAAAATGATGGCGATTGTTATAGAAAATGAGGGTAAATCTTTAGGTTTATTGGTACGTCAATTGACCGATATTGAGTGGCTAAATACTCAAGAAATGAAAACACCCTCTGCGGAATTGTTTTCGCCAGCACTATCACCATTTTTACAAGGCTACTTTATTAGTCCTAATGAAGAGATGATGTTTACCTTAGATGCTTTAACCATTATCCAAGCTCCTATATGGGGTAATCATAATTAA
- a CDS encoding response regulator, whose product MVILGNVLNEFKNCTQLQYNGKLNLQSAKNHKWSFYYRLGRIIWASGGIHPFRRWRRQMVQNCPEIDVDKIRLSSQDVAIEYWDYRLLEILYKKQKIQREQFHNIVEHTIAELFFDLAQESDFSDLTCNRSQELIVEMPMSFTSADVSLKQMHDSWKIWSEAGLANLYPDLAPIIRKPEQLQQLVSPAVYNNFVNLINGKYTLRDLAIRMKQNPLPVARSLLPYILKGIIELIEVPDLPLTVVEVQNNSTPITPQKPNAPLVACVDDSPQVGKLLEEIITSHGLRFIKIHDAVQALPILIQNKPDLIFLDLMMPIASGYEICTQLRRISAFAHTPIIILTGNDGLLDRVRAKVVGSTDFLTKPVASDKVMGIVRKYLPIQASSTKKNTSHVNSM is encoded by the coding sequence ATGGTCATATTAGGTAATGTGCTTAATGAATTTAAAAATTGTACACAATTACAGTACAACGGCAAGTTAAATCTTCAAAGCGCAAAAAATCACAAATGGAGCTTTTATTATCGTCTAGGGCGAATAATTTGGGCATCAGGAGGGATTCATCCCTTTCGCCGTTGGCGAAGACAAATGGTGCAAAACTGCCCGGAAATTGATGTAGATAAGATACGTTTAAGTTCTCAAGACGTAGCAATTGAATACTGGGATTATCGGCTTTTAGAAATTTTATATAAAAAACAAAAAATTCAAAGAGAGCAATTTCATAATATTGTAGAACATACAATAGCAGAATTATTTTTTGATTTAGCTCAGGAGTCTGATTTTTCAGATTTAACTTGCAATCGTAGCCAAGAATTGATTGTAGAAATGCCCATGAGCTTTACCAGCGCAGATGTCTCTTTAAAACAGATGCATGATTCGTGGAAGATTTGGTCAGAAGCAGGTTTAGCAAATTTATATCCTGATTTAGCACCTATAATTCGTAAGCCAGAACAACTCCAGCAATTAGTAAGTCCAGCTGTTTACAACAACTTTGTAAACTTGATCAATGGGAAATATACACTGCGAGATTTAGCGATAAGAATGAAGCAGAATCCATTACCCGTTGCTCGCTCATTACTGCCTTATATACTTAAAGGTATTATTGAACTTATAGAAGTACCTGACTTACCATTAACAGTTGTTGAAGTTCAGAATAATTCTACGCCAATAACGCCTCAAAAGCCCAATGCACCTTTGGTAGCTTGTGTAGATGATAGCCCCCAAGTTGGGAAACTTTTAGAAGAAATTATCACTTCGCATGGGCTAAGATTTATCAAAATCCATGATGCTGTACAAGCTTTACCAATTCTCATTCAAAATAAACCAGACTTAATTTTCTTAGATTTAATGATGCCTATTGCTAGTGGTTACGAAATCTGCACTCAGTTGCGGCGAATTTCTGCCTTTGCTCACACACCAATAATTATCCTCACAGGTAATGATGGACTTTTAGATAGAGTTCGCGCTAAAGTGGTTGGCTCTACAGATTTTCTTACTAAACCTGTGGCCAGTGATAAAGTAATGGGTATTGTGCGTAAGTATTTACCTATCCAAGCTTCCTCAACCAAGAAAAACACCTCTCACGTTAATAGTATGTAA
- a CDS encoding SMR family transporter — protein MAIACEIFGTTSLKLADGFVKPIYLIGAVVGYPLTFSFFGLSLLQSVAFFFQIGII, from the coding sequence TTGGCAATTGCTTGTGAAATCTTTGGCACAACTTCTCTAAAGTTGGCAGATGGCTTTGTCAAACCAATTTACCTAATAGGAGCAGTTGTTGGCTATCCTTTGACATTTAGCTTTTTTGGATTATCGCTCCTACAATCTGTCGCATTCTTTTTTCAAATTGGTATAATCTGA
- the crtA gene encoding cyanoexosortase A, whose product MNLTNIISTKVLKQEPFWLLSITAALEAICLTLVWKAHDVGHLGMSILFLFATGSLLWDKRHTLRFESDVFSTIVGLLLITWVLWQSATQNLEHTLRLLSFTSAFAVSLLASGFKGLKQYFEELIILFFLGFPAVVSDLLFDISPLSAKFASLLLWYAGFDVRINGINIYLPTGSIKVVHSCSGIDTINYILGISVIAMVMFPIAKKKQFFIPIFAILLGFVINGIRIAMLAVMQGTNKAAFDSWHGGQASYSFGVLGILIFGLVYMFLLKQEEQQAENLEKSLSGD is encoded by the coding sequence ATGAATTTGACTAATATAATCTCAACCAAAGTTCTCAAACAAGAACCATTTTGGCTTTTAAGTATTACAGCTGCTCTAGAGGCGATATGTCTCACCTTAGTGTGGAAAGCTCATGATGTTGGCCATTTAGGAATGAGTATTTTGTTTCTATTCGCCACAGGGTCTTTATTGTGGGATAAACGTCATACATTACGCTTTGAAAGCGATGTTTTTTCAACCATTGTTGGGTTGCTATTAATTACTTGGGTACTATGGCAAAGTGCTACACAGAATTTAGAACATACCTTAAGGCTGTTATCATTTACTTCCGCTTTTGCCGTTAGCTTACTAGCCTCAGGTTTTAAGGGATTAAAGCAATATTTTGAAGAACTAATTATTTTATTCTTCCTAGGATTTCCGGCTGTAGTTTCCGATTTATTATTTGATATTTCTCCTTTAAGTGCCAAATTTGCCAGCCTTCTTTTGTGGTATGCAGGCTTTGATGTCAGAATTAATGGAATTAATATCTATCTACCAACTGGTAGTATCAAAGTAGTTCATAGTTGTTCTGGCATAGACACGATTAACTATATATTAGGGATATCCGTTATTGCAATGGTCATGTTCCCAATCGCTAAAAAGAAGCAGTTCTTTATACCCATTTTTGCCATTCTTTTAGGATTTGTAATTAATGGAATCAGAATTGCCATGTTAGCTGTAATGCAAGGAACTAACAAAGCTGCTTTTGATAGTTGGCATGGAGGACAAGCTTCCTATTCCTTTGGTGTGTTGGGTATCTTGATTTTTGGTTTAGTCTATATGTTTCTGCTCAAGCAAGAAGAGCAACAAGCTGAGAATTTAGAGAAGTCTTTAAGTGGGGACTAG
- a CDS encoding response regulator transcription factor — protein MNTVLVVEDGLTDMEIISSYLQQAGYYVMSAKTSEEAQSQIDRTKPDVIFLDVILPGKSGYEICRELKTNPQTSNIPVVFCSTKNNDVDKVWGNMLGAEAYLSKPVDRKELVETLQRLINH, from the coding sequence ATGAATACTGTTTTAGTTGTTGAAGATGGTTTGACTGACATGGAAATCATCAGTAGTTACTTGCAACAGGCAGGATATTATGTCATGAGTGCCAAAACTAGTGAAGAAGCTCAATCCCAAATAGACAGAACAAAGCCTGATGTCATATTCCTTGATGTAATTTTGCCTGGTAAAAGTGGTTATGAAATTTGTAGAGAACTAAAAACTAATCCTCAGACTAGTAACATACCCGTAGTTTTTTGTTCAACTAAAAATAATGATGTGGATAAAGTCTGGGGTAATATGCTCGGTGCCGAAGCTTACTTATCAAAACCTGTTGATCGCAAAGAATTAGTAGAAACTTTACAGCGATTAATTAATCATTAG
- the murQ gene encoding N-acetylmuramic acid 6-phosphate etherase, whose translation MTNLQERGYLLTEQVNANSLNLDQISSIELVELFNSEDQKAVAAVAAAKEQLAQAIDYTAERLRQGGRLFYIGAGTSGRLGVLDAAECPPTFCTPPELVQGIIAGGAGALVRSSEDLEDRAEDGETAIAQRQITQLDVVVGITAGGTTPYVHGALNAARQRGAITIFMACVPTEQVKFDADVDIRLLTGPEVLAGSTRLKAGTVTKLALNILSTGVMVKLGKVYGNRMVDVAVTNQKLRDRALRILQDLTDLSREDAGVLLDRSGNWVKLALLMHWTGLDKEEGDRLLAEHQGNLRVAIANYHNVNKT comes from the coding sequence ATGACAAATTTGCAAGAACGTGGCTATCTTTTGACCGAACAAGTAAATGCTAACAGCCTAAATTTAGACCAAATAAGTTCTATAGAACTGGTGGAATTGTTTAATAGCGAAGACCAAAAGGCAGTAGCAGCAGTAGCGGCGGCTAAGGAGCAGTTAGCCCAGGCAATTGATTATACAGCCGAACGTCTGCGTCAAGGAGGACGATTATTTTATATTGGTGCGGGGACAAGTGGAAGATTAGGGGTGTTAGATGCTGCGGAATGTCCACCAACTTTTTGTACACCGCCAGAACTGGTACAAGGAATTATTGCTGGTGGTGCTGGTGCATTGGTGCGTAGTTCTGAAGATTTAGAAGACAGGGCTGAGGATGGAGAAACTGCGATCGCCCAACGGCAAATTACGCAATTAGATGTAGTAGTCGGTATTACTGCTGGTGGGACAACTCCTTACGTGCATGGAGCGCTGAATGCTGCCCGCCAGAGGGGTGCAATCACGATTTTTATGGCTTGCGTACCTACAGAGCAAGTTAAATTCGATGCCGACGTTGATATTCGCCTGTTAACCGGGCCAGAAGTACTGGCTGGTTCCACTCGCCTGAAAGCTGGTACAGTCACCAAGCTAGCTTTAAATATTCTTTCTACTGGGGTGATGGTGAAGCTGGGTAAAGTGTACGGCAATCGCATGGTGGATGTGGCGGTAACTAATCAAAAATTACGCGATCGCGCTTTGCGAATTTTGCAAGACCTCACCGATTTAAGCCGAGAAGATGCGGGTGTGTTACTAGATCGTAGCGGCAATTGGGTGAAGTTGGCGCTATTAATGCACTGGACTGGTTTAGATAAAGAAGAAGGCGATCGTCTTTTGGCAGAACATCAAGGTAATTTGAGGGTAGCTATTGCCAATTACCACAATGTCAACAAAACCTGA
- a CDS encoding DUF3110 domain-containing protein, with translation MITPMRVFVLIFNAGTENEGIHTVKVGDRNKILMFESEDDATRFALMLEAQDFLTPSVETIDAEEIKEFCASAGYDWELVPENSNSVITPPEINLEETDWKPNADDTDEQTFRSTQTEEAAPDISDSELDSIRRRLEGLL, from the coding sequence ATGATCACACCAATGCGCGTTTTTGTATTGATTTTCAATGCTGGAACGGAAAACGAGGGAATTCATACGGTTAAGGTAGGCGATCGCAATAAAATTCTGATGTTTGAGTCAGAAGATGATGCAACTCGCTTTGCTTTAATGCTAGAAGCTCAAGATTTCCTTACACCAAGCGTAGAAACGATTGATGCTGAAGAAATCAAGGAATTTTGTGCAAGCGCTGGTTACGATTGGGAACTTGTCCCCGAAAACAGTAATTCAGTCATAACTCCCCCAGAAATCAATTTAGAAGAAACCGATTGGAAACCTAATGCTGATGATACTGATGAGCAAACTTTCCGTTCTACCCAAACAGAGGAAGCAGCACCAGATATATCTGATTCTGAACTAGACAGTATTCGTCGTAGACTTGAGGGTTTATTGTAA
- a CDS encoding translocation/assembly module TamB — protein MTKLPKQVNHSPSPNRKRFWLLVLSRGGIALGGVLLLSVLGGMWRVWNFVQKELTPLAEKNLTTTLNRPVELGKVTEFSLMGVRFGASAIPATATDPDKVTVDAVEVGFDPLQLIVNRTLKLDVTLVNPDVYIEKDEQGRWLTTSIALGPKGGPIKTDLENIRLRNGKLVLVNLLSATPTQASVNISPQLQTIPQVAKVPVAFSQLNGTGQLLNDNQLLRFDIAAQADSGGNIAIQGETGLKTQAAKLQLRGQDLLAADITRIIQLPLTLQAGRVNGDLQIQLQPQQQTLLYGSAALQGVAIQITRLPQLLNNTYGNLSFQGLGIKLEKVATNYGKIPLVAAGIIDRETGYKVVGQVNQVNVNNALETLKVNLPIPVIGEVKADVQLGGAINKPILSGTVGTLKPAQIDKVDFKNVTSKFEFSTSNSLISFKDIQGTATVGGKVTGGGTVKLGKTPQLDFDFTANNVPGDAIAQVYNTTPSFQIGTVSGTGKLYGIPGDVKTVVQWQAPQATYPATGTATVAPDRTVAFSNVALNVAGGKVLGSGTYANQRWQAVADAKGVQLEPFVDKNKLQNVSLTGAEFYGRLRLSGTTAPFTIATIRPEGAGVQIGGGTVAISQLQLQDQNFAAELVANNVRLGRVLKNIHPTLAGPLAGTFQIAGSRDNFSLKTLRGTGEGNLLVADGTVTAKNIQLNNGVYQAQLRASNLSVPQLAPTFKQFGGRLTGDFQVAGTVDSFKPEAIQATGEAKVNVADGTVTAKNIQLNNGRYQAAVAASGVELKQLNQQLRGQFGGQLQVSGTVQSPKLADVRAAGQVQFSQGIAAIQQPINAAIAWDGERLNIERATGPNLNASGYILANAQGAGVPEITDLKLNVQALDYSLQQLPFKLPNGINLVGKADFAGQVSGTLPVPNLQGQLRLRNLAVKNFAFEPVLSGNIQTIQGKGTSLDVAGKSDRITLNLDGKNRPQSFLVNWRQASASGQAQGDSLAMSLNNFPLQVLNLSLPENTRLGQSPLAGALTGNLQINQQTLATAGNIAIANPAVGRIKGESLTAQFRYGNGTANITDSAFVKGKSRYAFTGNVSNSGKTPQIQGKLNVSEGNVQDVLTALQIFEVQDIRSGMSPPAYGKAADLVTVPQGLPNQPLSTQIERFYQVEALLAAQEQQRLETNPIPDLANLQGTFGGEIALNTAAEKGLAVEFNLNGQNWSWGKEEEKNQVGRFYRAEQVIANGKFTDGVLTLLPLRITSNKRLISFNGNIGGNDQSGNLQVRNFPIQVLSNFVKLPVGVGGNLSTSVALAGSVSNPKARGEITITDGTINQKKVESAIASFSYDNSRLNFGSNILVTGSEPVNIRGTVPYKLPFASVEPDNNEISLDVKVKNEGLALLNLLNNQVVFENGEGEVDLTVSGTRQQPEMTGIASVNNATFSAQALPGKLRDVTGKITFDFDRIIVEGLQGKFSRGKVEAAGEIPIFNNQEQVITTPLAVNLEQLTLRLKGLYQGGASGNLQITGSVLNPEIGGKVELSDGQVLLAESTKTTNSTNEELTMTKADKADQSNTKNTTARLNNLELVLGKNVLITRPPIINFQATGNLAVNGSLNQPVPDGTIKLTGGGVNLFTTQFNLARGYEHTATFRKEQPRDPNLDIRLFAKVLDGNQTTDISRLNTGGLSTLETIRVEANIKGLASKLDENLQLTSTPSRSETELVALLGGGFIDTQGRGDSTLGLINIAGSAVFNNFQGAFNQIGSAFGLSELRLFPTVLSQNPEAGRSNSTLELALEAGVDISSKFSLSSIKILTANDPLQWGINYRINDEIRLRASTNLFDDSRAVVEYDRRF, from the coding sequence ATGACTAAGCTTCCTAAACAAGTTAATCACTCCCCTTCCCCAAATCGTAAGCGTTTCTGGTTGCTGGTGTTGAGTCGCGGTGGTATTGCTTTAGGGGGAGTTTTACTTTTATCAGTGTTAGGCGGAATGTGGCGGGTATGGAATTTTGTGCAAAAAGAGTTAACGCCGCTAGCCGAAAAAAATCTGACTACGACACTCAACCGTCCGGTAGAACTGGGCAAAGTTACAGAATTTTCTTTAATGGGGGTGCGGTTTGGCGCTTCAGCGATTCCAGCTACCGCCACAGATCCAGATAAAGTGACAGTTGATGCAGTGGAAGTGGGTTTTGATCCATTGCAGTTAATTGTGAACCGCACCCTCAAGCTAGATGTTACCTTAGTCAACCCAGATGTTTACATTGAAAAAGATGAGCAAGGGCGCTGGTTGACTACTAGCATCGCTTTAGGCCCTAAAGGCGGGCCAATTAAAACCGATTTAGAGAATATTCGCTTACGCAATGGCAAGCTGGTTTTAGTAAACTTGCTCTCAGCTACACCAACACAAGCGTCAGTAAATATCTCGCCACAACTACAAACTATTCCCCAAGTTGCGAAAGTTCCTGTAGCATTTTCCCAACTCAATGGCACTGGTCAACTTTTAAATGACAACCAGCTGTTACGCTTTGATATAGCGGCACAAGCAGACAGCGGTGGTAATATCGCAATTCAGGGTGAAACAGGGCTGAAGACCCAAGCCGCTAAGTTGCAGCTGCGAGGACAAGATTTACTAGCTGCGGATATTACCAGGATTATCCAATTACCTCTAACTTTACAAGCAGGGCGAGTCAACGGGGATTTGCAAATTCAACTGCAGCCACAGCAGCAGACTTTGTTGTATGGTAGTGCGGCTTTGCAAGGGGTAGCGATTCAAATAACCCGGTTACCGCAACTTTTGAATAATACCTACGGTAATCTTAGTTTCCAAGGGTTAGGAATTAAATTAGAGAAAGTAGCTACTAATTACGGCAAAATTCCCCTGGTAGCTGCAGGAATCATTGACCGAGAAACTGGCTATAAAGTAGTCGGACAAGTCAATCAGGTAAATGTAAATAATGCCTTGGAAACTCTCAAGGTAAATCTTCCTATACCAGTAATCGGAGAAGTGAAGGCAGATGTACAACTGGGGGGAGCCATTAATAAACCGATTCTCTCAGGTACAGTTGGCACACTTAAACCTGCCCAGATTGACAAAGTAGACTTTAAAAATGTTACTAGTAAATTTGAGTTTTCTACGAGTAATTCCTTAATTAGCTTTAAGGATATTCAAGGTACAGCCACCGTTGGGGGTAAGGTTACGGGTGGCGGTACAGTCAAACTGGGGAAAACACCACAACTGGATTTTGATTTTACTGCTAACAATGTTCCTGGGGATGCGATCGCCCAAGTTTACAACACTACCCCATCTTTTCAAATCGGTACTGTCTCAGGAACAGGCAAGCTCTATGGTATCCCTGGTGACGTTAAGACTGTAGTGCAATGGCAAGCGCCACAGGCAACCTACCCAGCTACTGGTACAGCCACCGTTGCGCCAGATAGAACTGTGGCTTTTAGCAATGTCGCTTTAAATGTCGCTGGTGGTAAGGTACTAGGTTCTGGTACTTATGCCAATCAACGTTGGCAAGCTGTGGCTGACGCTAAGGGTGTGCAGTTAGAACCTTTTGTAGATAAAAATAAACTGCAAAATGTCTCGTTAACGGGGGCAGAATTTTACGGTCGGCTACGGCTGTCTGGGACAACAGCACCATTTACAATTGCTACTATCCGCCCTGAAGGTGCGGGGGTGCAAATTGGTGGAGGAACTGTAGCAATTTCTCAACTGCAACTACAAGACCAAAACTTTGCAGCTGAATTAGTCGCCAATAATGTACGGTTGGGACGGGTATTAAAAAATATTCACCCTACTTTAGCTGGGCCATTGGCTGGTACATTCCAAATAGCAGGTAGCAGAGATAACTTCAGCCTCAAAACTCTGCGCGGTACTGGCGAGGGTAATTTGTTAGTGGCTGATGGTACAGTCACAGCCAAAAATATCCAACTTAATAACGGTGTGTATCAGGCACAACTGCGGGCAAGTAATTTATCTGTGCCCCAGTTAGCACCGACATTTAAGCAATTTGGCGGTAGGTTAACTGGAGATTTCCAAGTTGCTGGTACGGTTGATTCATTTAAACCAGAAGCGATTCAAGCTACTGGCGAAGCTAAAGTGAATGTAGCTGATGGTACAGTTACCGCCAAAAATATCCAACTCAATAACGGTCGCTATCAGGCTGCAGTTGCCGCTTCTGGGGTGGAATTAAAGCAGTTAAATCAGCAATTACGCGGTCAATTTGGCGGTCAATTGCAAGTATCCGGCACAGTACAATCGCCAAAATTAGCTGATGTGCGGGCTGCTGGCCAAGTGCAATTTTCTCAAGGGATTGCGGCGATTCAGCAACCGATCAACGCAGCGATCGCCTGGGATGGTGAAAGGTTAAATATTGAACGCGCTACTGGGCCGAATCTCAATGCTAGCGGTTACATATTAGCCAATGCTCAAGGTGCTGGTGTACCAGAAATTACGGACTTAAAACTCAATGTCCAAGCTTTAGATTACAGCTTGCAACAGTTGCCCTTTAAGCTACCCAATGGCATTAATTTGGTAGGAAAAGCCGATTTTGCCGGACAGGTGAGTGGTACGTTACCTGTACCCAACCTGCAAGGACAACTGCGGTTACGAAATTTGGCAGTGAAAAACTTTGCCTTTGAGCCTGTCCTCAGTGGAAATATTCAGACTATCCAAGGTAAAGGTACTAGTTTAGACGTAGCTGGTAAGAGCGATCGCATTACCTTAAATCTTGATGGCAAAAATCGCCCCCAATCCTTCCTAGTCAATTGGCGACAAGCATCAGCCAGCGGTCAAGCCCAAGGTGATAGTTTGGCGATGAGTTTAAATAACTTCCCCTTACAGGTATTAAATTTATCTTTACCTGAGAACACTCGCCTAGGTCAAAGTCCCTTAGCTGGCGCATTAACCGGGAATTTACAGATTAATCAACAAACATTAGCCACAGCAGGAAATATTGCGATCGCAAATCCAGCTGTTGGACGTATCAAGGGAGAAAGTTTAACGGCGCAATTCCGTTATGGTAACGGTACCGCAAATATTACAGATAGCGCCTTTGTTAAGGGTAAAAGTCGCTACGCCTTTACAGGTAATGTGAGTAATTCTGGCAAAACTCCCCAAATTCAAGGGAAACTCAATGTTAGTGAAGGTAATGTTCAAGATGTGCTGACAGCACTCCAGATATTTGAGGTACAAGATATTCGTAGCGGGATGTCACCACCAGCCTACGGTAAAGCTGCAGATTTAGTGACTGTCCCCCAAGGATTACCCAATCAGCCATTATCAACGCAAATCGAGCGTTTTTACCAAGTTGAGGCACTACTAGCAGCGCAAGAACAACAGCGCTTAGAAACAAATCCCATCCCAGATTTAGCTAACTTGCAGGGAACTTTCGGTGGGGAAATTGCCTTGAATACTGCCGCAGAAAAAGGTCTGGCAGTAGAGTTTAATTTAAATGGGCAAAACTGGAGTTGGGGTAAAGAAGAAGAAAAGAACCAAGTAGGACGGTTTTATCGTGCGGAACAAGTGATTGCTAATGGTAAATTTACCGATGGCGTTTTGACTTTACTACCTTTACGCATCACCTCTAATAAAAGACTGATTTCCTTTAATGGTAATATTGGCGGTAACGATCAATCGGGGAATTTGCAGGTGAGAAACTTCCCCATCCAGGTACTCAGTAATTTCGTCAAGTTACCCGTTGGTGTTGGCGGTAATCTTAGCACCTCCGTAGCTTTAGCGGGTAGCGTTAGCAATCCCAAAGCTAGAGGAGAAATTACCATTACCGATGGCACAATCAATCAGAAAAAAGTAGAATCTGCGATCGCTAGTTTTAGTTATGACAATAGTCGCTTAAATTTTGGCAGTAATATCCTAGTGACTGGTTCGGAACCAGTGAACATTAGAGGTACCGTCCCTTATAAATTGCCTTTCGCCTCTGTAGAACCTGATAACAATGAAATCAGCTTAGATGTCAAAGTCAAAAATGAGGGACTTGCACTTTTAAATCTGTTAAATAACCAAGTCGTATTTGAGAACGGTGAAGGAGAGGTAGATTTAACAGTAAGCGGTACCAGACAACAACCAGAAATGACTGGTATTGCTAGCGTGAATAATGCCACTTTTTCTGCCCAAGCTTTACCTGGAAAACTGAGAGATGTTACAGGTAAAATCACATTTGATTTTGACCGCATTATTGTAGAAGGTCTTCAAGGTAAATTTAGCAGAGGTAAGGTAGAAGCAGCGGGAGAAATTCCCATATTTAATAATCAAGAACAAGTGATTACCACGCCTCTCGCTGTTAATTTAGAACAACTGACTTTAAGGTTGAAAGGATTATACCAAGGCGGCGCGAGTGGTAATTTACAAATTACTGGTTCTGTCCTTAACCCAGAAATTGGCGGCAAAGTAGAGTTATCTGATGGGCAAGTATTGCTAGCAGAATCTACCAAGACTACTAACTCTACAAATGAAGAACTCACAATGACTAAAGCTGACAAAGCAGACCAGAGTAATACCAAAAATACAACAGCTAGGTTAAATAATCTCGAACTAGTATTAGGTAAAAATGTTTTAATTACTCGTCCTCCAATTATCAACTTCCAAGCCACAGGAAATCTTGCAGTTAATGGTTCCTTAAATCAGCCTGTACCAGATGGAACTATTAAATTAACAGGGGGAGGAGTGAATTTATTTACTACTCAGTTTAATTTAGCTCGTGGTTATGAACACACAGCAACATTTAGAAAGGAACAACCCCGCGATCCCAATTTAGATATTCGCCTTTTTGCTAAAGTTCTTGATGGTAATCAAACTACTGATATTAGCCGACTCAATACCGGAGGATTATCAACCTTAGAAACTATCAGAGTTGAAGCTAATATTAAAGGACTTGCTAGCAAACTTGACGAAAATCTCCAACTCACGAGTACACCATCTCGCAGCGAAACAGAACTTGTAGCGCTTTTAGGTGGTGGATTTATTGATACTCAAGGACGTGGCGATAGTACTTTAGGTCTAATTAATATTGCAGGTTCTGCTGTATTTAACAACTTTCAAGGAGCATTTAACCAAATTGGTAGTGCTTTTGGCTTAAGTGAACTACGCTTATTTCCTACCGTCCTTTCTCAAAATCCTGAAGCTGGTAGAAGCAATTCAACTTTAGAATTAGCCCTAGAAGCTGGTGTGGATATTTCTTCTAAGTTTTCCCTTTCTAGTATCAAAATACTCACAGCAAATGACCCACTGCAATGGGGTATAAATTACCGCATCAATGATGAAATTCGTCTGCGTGCTTCCACCAATTTATTTGATGATAGTCGTGCAGTAGTTGAATATGATCGCAGATTTTAA